A region of Plantactinospora sp. BC1 DNA encodes the following proteins:
- a CDS encoding PH domain-containing protein — protein sequence MGQQQPYTGAPPTAPDPDDGDSTGPTVAPSPPVDSAGPGPGVVAGSIGLRPLRHRVDRRAVGWWSTRVIFGVAPLVTVLSIGYAVLPAATRDWLGPILLVLVPAWLAYLAGVPSWRYAVHGWEVTPEAVYAVSGWFVREWRAAPISRIQTVDTVRGPLEQLFGLATVTVTTASASGPVVLVGLDADLAARTAERLTEIVRQTAGDAT from the coding sequence ATGGGACAGCAGCAGCCGTACACCGGCGCACCGCCGACCGCCCCGGATCCGGACGACGGGGACTCCACCGGCCCGACCGTCGCGCCGTCGCCTCCGGTGGATTCCGCCGGGCCGGGCCCGGGGGTGGTGGCCGGGTCGATCGGGTTGCGCCCGCTGCGGCACCGGGTCGACCGCCGGGCCGTCGGCTGGTGGAGCACCCGGGTGATCTTCGGCGTCGCGCCGCTGGTCACGGTCCTTTCCATCGGGTACGCCGTGCTGCCCGCCGCCACCCGTGACTGGCTCGGCCCGATCCTGCTGGTGCTGGTACCGGCCTGGTTGGCATACCTGGCCGGGGTGCCGTCGTGGCGGTACGCCGTGCACGGTTGGGAGGTCACCCCGGAGGCCGTGTACGCGGTGTCGGGGTGGTTCGTCCGGGAGTGGCGGGCCGCCCCGATCTCTCGGATCCAGACCGTCGACACGGTCCGGGGACCGCTGGAACAGCTCTTCGGACTGGCCACGGTGACCGTGACGACGGCCTCGGCGAGCGGACCGGTCGTGTTGGTGGGACTCGACGCGGACCTCGCCGCGCGGACCGCCGAGCGGCTCACCGAGATCGTCCGGCAGACGGCAGGGGACGCGACATGA
- a CDS encoding PH domain-containing protein produces MTAPSETARDSTPVAEIPWRRLDARIIWVDGLFALLSLVPAGLALLVADEPGASTLIPVLAVAVGGVVGAARDTLRWVKTRYRLTEELVELRTGLLVRQHRALRRERIRTVSTTARLRHRLAGLRVLTVGVGQPGATGYEALQLDAVTRTAADELRRELLAGSAETVSGGTGAEPPGERVFARIRWSWVCYNVFSVWALVTAAGLLWGGYWLAQSFGFDAAGFVAGLVDWRALGPWRTGAIAFVAVGALGVLGMAVAFVAENWAFRLVRVDTPTGAVLRTSQGLFRTREVNRDVSRLRGVEISEPLLWRWMGMADTNVISTGLTIWSMTPATTILPRGPIGVARSVAARVLDLDAGASPFAVPLRRHPVAALRRRIGWATLVTVAVTGLLAWLGGLVAALPSWLWLVGVGLLPLALGAAVVAWRALGHGIVGEYLVVRSGLVSRSTATLARPAVIGWRLRQSVLQRRLGLATLTATTAAGHGQYAAADMPAGTVVDFAEQVVPGLLAPLVGDVPVEPSPVSSAAPSPDASPLEETCHRVG; encoded by the coding sequence ATGACCGCGCCGTCCGAGACCGCGCGTGACTCGACTCCGGTGGCGGAGATCCCGTGGCGGCGGCTCGACGCCCGGATCATCTGGGTCGACGGGCTCTTTGCGCTGCTGTCGCTCGTACCCGCCGGGTTGGCCCTGCTCGTCGCCGACGAGCCGGGCGCCTCGACGCTGATCCCGGTGCTCGCGGTGGCCGTGGGTGGGGTTGTCGGCGCGGCCCGGGACACCCTGCGCTGGGTCAAGACCCGGTATCGGCTGACCGAGGAGCTGGTGGAGCTGCGCACCGGCCTGCTGGTCCGGCAACACCGCGCGCTGCGCCGGGAGCGGATCCGCACCGTCAGCACGACGGCGCGGCTGCGGCACCGGCTCGCCGGGCTGCGGGTGCTCACCGTCGGGGTCGGCCAGCCGGGCGCGACCGGGTACGAGGCGTTGCAGCTCGACGCGGTCACCCGGACCGCCGCCGACGAACTCCGCCGCGAGCTGCTGGCCGGTTCGGCGGAGACGGTTTCCGGTGGTACCGGTGCCGAGCCCCCGGGTGAGCGGGTCTTCGCCCGAATTCGCTGGTCGTGGGTCTGCTACAACGTGTTCAGTGTCTGGGCGCTGGTCACGGCGGCGGGGCTGCTCTGGGGCGGCTACTGGCTGGCGCAGTCGTTCGGGTTCGACGCGGCCGGGTTCGTCGCCGGGCTGGTCGACTGGCGGGCCCTCGGTCCGTGGCGTACCGGTGCGATCGCGTTCGTCGCCGTCGGCGCGCTCGGGGTGCTGGGCATGGCGGTCGCGTTCGTGGCCGAAAACTGGGCCTTCCGGCTGGTACGCGTCGACACGCCGACCGGCGCGGTGCTGCGCACGTCGCAGGGGCTGTTCCGGACCCGGGAGGTGAACCGGGACGTCAGTCGGCTGCGTGGAGTGGAGATCTCGGAGCCGCTGCTCTGGCGGTGGATGGGGATGGCGGACACCAACGTCATCTCGACCGGGCTGACGATCTGGAGCATGACGCCGGCCACCACGATCCTGCCGCGCGGCCCGATCGGCGTGGCGCGGTCGGTGGCCGCCCGGGTGCTGGACCTCGACGCCGGGGCGAGCCCGTTCGCCGTACCGCTGCGTCGGCATCCGGTCGCCGCGCTGCGGCGGCGGATCGGCTGGGCGACGCTGGTCACGGTCGCGGTTACCGGGTTGCTGGCCTGGCTGGGCGGTCTCGTGGCGGCGCTGCCGTCCTGGCTGTGGTTGGTCGGGGTGGGGCTGTTGCCGCTGGCGCTGGGCGCGGCGGTGGTGGCGTGGCGGGCGCTCGGGCACGGCATCGTCGGCGAGTACCTGGTGGTTAGGTCCGGGCTGGTCAGCCGGAGCACGGCGACGCTGGCCCGTCCGGCGGTGATCGGTTGGCGGCTGCGCCAGTCGGTGCTGCAACGACGCCTCGGCCTGGCCACCCTCACCGCCACCACCGCCGCCGGCCACGGGCAGTACGCGGCGGCGGACATGCCTGCGGGGACCGTGGTCGACTTCGCCGAGCAGGTGGTACCCGGATTGCTCGCCCCGCTGGTCGGTGACGTGCCTGTCGAGCCGTCGCCTGTGTCGTCCGCCGCGCCGTCCCCGGACGCTTCACCTTTGGAGGAGACATGTCACCGCGTCGGCTGA
- a CDS encoding DUF998 domain-containing protein: MSPRRLTRVLLWCGVVGPPVFVLVFLVDGATRAGYDPTYHPVSALSLGPRGWIQITNFVLTGVLLVGFAVGLRRALRPGRASLWGPLAVGVFGVGLVLSGVFVMDPARGYPPGAPSDGVMTSWPGVLHDNFGIVVFVSVPVACFVLARRSAGRLTGRGWVGYDLLTGLAGLALFVTFGTAWETDHPSTGLIQRAMIAVNWTWITVLALRLLAENSGRSAELPQVGP; this comes from the coding sequence ATGTCACCGCGTCGGCTGACCCGAGTGCTGCTCTGGTGTGGGGTGGTCGGACCGCCGGTGTTCGTCCTGGTGTTCCTGGTCGACGGTGCGACCCGGGCCGGCTACGACCCGACGTACCACCCGGTGAGCGCGCTGAGTCTCGGGCCGCGTGGATGGATCCAGATCACCAATTTCGTACTGACCGGGGTGCTGCTGGTCGGCTTCGCCGTCGGGTTGCGCCGTGCGCTGCGTCCGGGGCGTGCCAGCCTGTGGGGGCCGCTGGCGGTTGGCGTGTTCGGCGTCGGGCTGGTGCTCTCCGGCGTCTTCGTGATGGATCCGGCTCGCGGCTATCCGCCCGGTGCGCCGTCGGACGGTGTCATGACCAGTTGGCCGGGCGTACTGCACGACAACTTCGGCATCGTGGTGTTCGTGTCGGTGCCGGTCGCCTGCTTCGTACTGGCCCGCCGGTCTGCCGGGCGGCTGACCGGTCGCGGCTGGGTCGGGTACGACCTCCTGACCGGACTCGCCGGCCTGGCCCTGTTCGTCACCTTCGGTACGGCGTGGGAAACCGACCATCCGTCGACCGGCCTGATCCAACGAGCGATGATCGCCGTCAACTGGACCTGGATCACGGTGCTCGCCCTCCGCCTGCTCGCCGAGAACAGTGGCCGGTCCGCCGAGCTGCCGCAGGTCGGACCCTAG